In the genome of Candidatus Zixiibacteriota bacterium, the window GACCAGTACACTTCAAAATATGAGATCGACCCATTCAGGGTTCCCTTAGAGGAAAAAATTGAGCTTCTACTTAAAACTACAGAGATTTTGCGAAAAAATGACAAGATCAAGGTAGCAGAAGGCAGTATGGACTTTTATAAAACCGAAAAGCTGTTCGCCTCCACCGAAGGAGCTTTTGTCCGCCAATCGATACTGGAAAGCGGAGCAGGAATTTTAGCCACAGCAGTAAACGGAAACGAGGTTCAGAGAAGGTCATATCCCAACTCTCATCGTGGAGATTATGCTACCCGGGGGTATGAATTCATTCAGGGATTGAAATTGGTGGAAAACGCAGATCGGATTAGAGAAGAGGCAATTGAGCTTCTCTCTGCACCTGCCTGTCCGGATAAGGATACCACTTTGATAATCACCGGCTCCCAGATGGCTCTGCAGGTGCACGAGTCGTGCGGGCATCCGACCGAGTTAGACCGGGTTTTAGGAACAGAGGTAAGTTTAGCGGGCAGCAGTTTTATGACTTTGGACAAGTTGAACAAGTTAAAATACGGTTCAGACAAGGTAAGTATAACAGCGGATGCCACCCTTGAAGGAGGGTTAGGCAGTTTCGGATACGATGACGAGGGGGTAAAAGCCCAGAGGGTCGAACTGGTTAAAAACGGCGTTTTCGTGGGTTACCTCACCTCCAGGGAGACTGCCCGGGTGCTCAATCAAAAAAGCAACGGAACAATGCGGGCAGAGGGCTGGAACCGTATCCCCTTGATTAGAATGACCAACATCAACCTGGAGCCAGGAGAATGGGAACTGGATAAACTCATTGCCGATACAAAAGACGGTTTTCTTTTAGATATGAACAAAAGCTGGTCCATTGATGATAAAAGACTGAATTTCCAGTTCGGGGTAGAAGCGGCCTGGGAGATTAAAGACGGG includes:
- a CDS encoding TldD/PmbA family protein, producing the protein MKEAIKETLEFLKRKKVEYADIRQIHRVTENIEVKNGNIEGISCDTDQGFGIRIIANGAWGFASSSVLSPAEMKRVANKALEIAKASSIIKKELARLSPTEVFEDQYTSKYEIDPFRVPLEEKIELLLKTTEILRKNDKIKVAEGSMDFYKTEKLFASTEGAFVRQSILESGAGILATAVNGNEVQRRSYPNSHRGDYATRGYEFIQGLKLVENADRIREEAIELLSAPACPDKDTTLIITGSQMALQVHESCGHPTELDRVLGTEVSLAGSSFMTLDKLNKLKYGSDKVSITADATLEGGLGSFGYDDEGVKAQRVELVKNGVFVGYLTSRETARVLNQKSNGTMRAEGWNRIPLIRMTNINLEPGEWELDKLIADTKDGFLLDMNKSWSIDDKRLNFQFGVEAAWEIKDGKKGRMYKNAVYTGITPEFWNSCDAVCNRNHWHVWGLPNCGKGEPMQTMHVAHGAAPARFRNVKVGVSR